From a single Streptomyces misionensis genomic region:
- a CDS encoding alpha/beta fold hydrolase, with product MTMTETTRMVAVAGGKLEVRTAGHAGPALVFVHYWGGSADTWDRVLDQLPPAQATVRFDQRGWGRSRELPGPFHLDRLADDLARVTETCAAGQFVLVGHSMGGKVSQLLAARRPAGLAGLLLVAPGPPQPPATVTEEYRQGLSHAYDSPETVRHALDHVLTAVPLTEPARTTAVRDSLSAAPGARSEWPLQGIARDITAAARRIDVPVAVLAGEHDVVEPPGVLREHLLPHIPHASLTTVPGSGHLLPLEAPAAVAQAAGDLLASLGEAGG from the coding sequence ATGACGATGACGGAAACCACAAGGATGGTCGCCGTGGCGGGCGGCAAGCTGGAGGTGCGGACGGCGGGCCATGCCGGACCGGCCCTGGTGTTCGTCCACTACTGGGGTGGCTCCGCGGACACCTGGGACCGCGTGCTGGACCAGCTGCCGCCCGCGCAGGCGACGGTGCGCTTCGACCAGCGCGGCTGGGGACGCTCACGGGAGCTGCCCGGGCCCTTTCACCTCGACCGGCTCGCCGACGACCTCGCCCGTGTGACCGAGACCTGTGCGGCCGGGCAGTTCGTCCTCGTCGGCCACTCCATGGGCGGCAAGGTGAGCCAGCTCCTCGCCGCGCGCCGGCCGGCCGGACTCGCGGGCCTGCTGCTCGTCGCACCCGGGCCGCCGCAACCGCCCGCCACGGTGACCGAGGAGTACCGGCAGGGCCTCTCCCACGCCTACGACTCGCCGGAGACGGTGCGGCACGCCCTCGACCACGTCCTCACCGCCGTACCGCTGACCGAGCCGGCACGGACCACCGCGGTGCGCGACAGCCTCTCCGCCGCCCCCGGTGCCCGGAGCGAGTGGCCCCTCCAGGGCATCGCACGGGACATCACGGCGGCCGCACGGCGGATCGACGTACCGGTGGCGGTGCTGGCCGGCGAGCACGACGTGGTGGAACCCCCGGGGGTCCTGCGCGAGCACCTTCTTCCCCACATCCCGCACGCATCCCTGACCACCGTCCCCGGCAGCGGCCACTTGCTCCCCCTCGAAGCCCCCGCCGCCGTCGCGCAGGCCGCCGGAGACCTCCTGGCGTCCCTCGGCGAGGCGGGCGGGTAG
- a CDS encoding DinB family protein, with translation MTDEPARWSQATVFPDMWVDPDDDPRDGSGPAPEGELATLDRYLADYRTTLRMKCEGLDPEQLARRSVPPSTMSLLGLVRHLAEVERNWRNWIGDDEPLPKLYGRRDADFDGAVAERAAVDAAFADLAREQAATDAALNAHPDLGERLGKDRISVRELLVHRIEEYARHCGHADLLRERIDGRVGQ, from the coding sequence ATGACAGACGAACCCGCGCGCTGGAGCCAGGCAACCGTCTTTCCCGATATGTGGGTCGACCCGGATGACGACCCTCGCGACGGCTCGGGGCCGGCCCCGGAGGGCGAACTCGCGACCCTGGACCGGTATCTGGCCGACTACCGCACCACCCTGCGGATGAAGTGCGAGGGCCTGGACCCGGAGCAGCTGGCGCGGCGGTCGGTTCCGCCGTCGACGATGTCGCTGCTCGGCCTGGTCCGGCACCTCGCCGAGGTGGAGAGGAACTGGCGGAACTGGATCGGCGACGACGAACCGCTCCCGAAGCTGTACGGTCGGCGCGACGCGGACTTCGACGGCGCCGTCGCCGAACGGGCGGCGGTCGACGCCGCGTTCGCCGACCTTGCGCGTGAACAGGCCGCCACGGACGCCGCGTTGAACGCGCACCCGGACCTCGGGGAGCGGCTGGGGAAGGACCGGATCTCCGTCAGGGAACTGCTGGTGCACCGGATCGAGGAGTACGCCCGGCACTGCGGCCACGCCGATCTGCTGCGCGAGCGTATCGACGGACGAGTGGGACAGTGA
- a CDS encoding tetratricopeptide repeat protein — MTGHVADLVRLTADTALGRDLAALGRWREAADHLRGDLRRIQQLGVPSLEADVRMELGRVLAELGEIEEARSCLRRALAFGDAADSGNLKIVQSLLESLPAE, encoded by the coding sequence TTGACCGGGCACGTCGCCGACCTCGTGCGTCTCACGGCGGATACCGCGCTCGGCCGCGACCTGGCCGCTCTGGGGCGGTGGCGGGAGGCCGCCGACCACCTGCGCGGCGACCTGCGCCGGATCCAGCAGCTCGGAGTCCCCTCCTTGGAGGCCGACGTGCGGATGGAGCTGGGCAGGGTGCTGGCCGAACTGGGGGAGATCGAGGAGGCCCGCTCCTGCCTCCGCCGGGCGCTCGCTTTCGGCGACGCGGCGGACAGCGGGAACCTGAAGATCGTACAGAGCCTCCTGGAATCGCTCCCCGCCGAGTGA
- a CDS encoding SDR family oxidoreductase: MNDRTALVTGANKGIGLHIARLLLAEGFVVHVGSRDAGRGRRAVEEIGGDARPLVLDVTDPDSITTAAARLDRLDVLVNNAGVLPSLAPPTETTLDDFRSAYETNVFGVAAVTNAFLPALRRSPHPRIVNISSGTGSLTWSTSPNPQFTPGSGASAAYRSSKAALNALTVLYAQTLAEDGFKVNALAPGRRATDLSHRAATGGDPAEAARGAVRLALLPDDGPTGAFFSWDGTPVPW, from the coding sequence ATGAACGATCGCACAGCACTGGTCACCGGTGCCAACAAGGGAATTGGCCTGCACATCGCCCGCCTGCTCCTGGCGGAGGGGTTCGTCGTGCACGTGGGCTCCCGCGACGCCGGGCGCGGGCGGCGGGCCGTCGAGGAGATCGGCGGCGACGCGCGCCCGCTCGTCCTCGACGTGACGGATCCCGACAGCATCACCACGGCCGCGGCACGACTGGACCGCCTCGACGTACTGGTCAACAACGCGGGCGTCCTGCCCTCGCTCGCCCCGCCCACCGAAACCACCCTGGACGACTTCCGGAGCGCGTACGAGACCAACGTGTTCGGAGTCGCCGCCGTCACCAACGCCTTCCTGCCCGCCCTGCGCCGCTCCCCGCACCCCCGGATCGTCAACATCTCCAGCGGCACCGGATCACTGACCTGGAGCACGAGCCCCAACCCCCAGTTCACCCCCGGCAGCGGCGCCTCGGCCGCGTACCGGTCGTCGAAGGCCGCGCTCAACGCCCTCACCGTCCTGTACGCCCAGACGCTGGCCGAGGACGGCTTCAAGGTCAACGCGCTCGCCCCCGGCCGGCGCGCCACCGACCTCAGCCACCGGGCGGCCACGGGCGGCGACCCGGCCGAGGCGGCCCGGGGAGCCGTACGACTGGCTCTCCTGCCGGACGACGGGCCGACCGGCGCGTTCTTCTCCTGGGACGGAACCCCCGTGCCGTGGTGA
- a CDS encoding SDR family NAD(P)-dependent oxidoreductase, which translates to MSKPLTGKVALVTGGSRGLGAATVRLLAEQGADVAFSYVSSEKQAQAVVDEVRGKGGKAVAFRSDQADTSRAPALIDDVVAHFGGLDILVNNAAISVEQGRRVDDPDADTDALDRMHATNYLGVIAVIRAASRVLRSGGRIITVSSGLGSRVGAPGLADYSATKSGIERYTMGVARDLGPRNITANVVEAGLMEGGMEGPDPETLKALIGSLSLQRVGHPDEIAAAIAFLASPAASYVTGAVLDAHGGYNA; encoded by the coding sequence ATGAGCAAGCCACTCACGGGCAAGGTCGCCCTGGTCACCGGGGGGTCGCGCGGACTGGGAGCCGCGACGGTACGGCTGCTGGCCGAGCAGGGCGCCGACGTGGCCTTCAGCTATGTCAGCTCGGAGAAGCAGGCGCAGGCCGTCGTCGACGAGGTGCGGGGCAAGGGAGGGAAGGCCGTCGCCTTCCGGTCCGACCAGGCGGACACGAGCCGGGCGCCGGCACTGATCGACGACGTGGTCGCGCACTTCGGCGGCCTGGACATCCTCGTCAACAACGCGGCGATCTCGGTGGAGCAGGGCCGCAGGGTGGACGACCCGGACGCGGACACCGACGCGCTGGACCGGATGCACGCCACCAACTACCTCGGGGTGATCGCCGTCATCCGGGCCGCCTCCCGAGTGCTGCGCTCGGGCGGCCGCATCATCACGGTGAGTTCCGGACTGGGCTCCCGGGTCGGCGCCCCGGGCCTCGCCGACTACTCGGCGACCAAGTCGGGGATCGAGCGCTACACCATGGGGGTCGCACGGGACCTCGGGCCCCGGAACATCACCGCCAATGTCGTGGAGGCGGGACTGATGGAGGGCGGCATGGAAGGGCCGGACCCCGAGACCCTCAAGGCCCTGATCGGCTCGCTCTCCCTGCAACGCGTGGGCCACCCCGACGAGATCGCCGCGGCGATCGCCTTTCTGGCGAGCCCCGCCGCGTCGTACGTCACGGGCGCGGTGCTGGACGCCCACGGTGGCTACAACGCCTGA
- a CDS encoding hemerythrin domain-containing protein yields the protein MDSGSGIIEELTADHREIQRLFDRIRSSSPRGDERKTLVEQVSINLVRHFTVEREHLHPVLRRYLPDGGARVERRLDGQRRIEELLTSLEAEEAGSERFGRLLLSVLDRVTEHVVEEEQLLLPRLQALCPADVLRDLGGKARRARASAPTRPRPGAPGSAPLTRATAQVWGPWDRLRDLVTRRGRP from the coding sequence GTGGACAGTGGGAGCGGCATCATCGAGGAACTGACGGCGGACCACCGCGAGATCCAGCGCCTGTTCGACCGTATCCGCTCCTCGTCGCCCCGCGGCGACGAGCGGAAGACTCTGGTGGAGCAGGTGAGCATAAACCTGGTCCGCCATTTCACGGTGGAGCGGGAACACCTGCATCCGGTCCTGCGCCGGTACCTGCCCGACGGGGGCGCCCGCGTCGAACGGCGACTCGACGGGCAACGCCGGATCGAGGAGTTGCTGACGTCCCTGGAAGCCGAGGAGGCGGGCAGCGAGAGGTTCGGGCGTCTTCTGCTGTCCGTGCTGGACCGTGTCACGGAGCACGTCGTCGAAGAGGAACAGCTCCTGCTGCCGCGCCTCCAGGCGCTGTGTCCCGCCGATGTCCTGCGGGATCTCGGGGGCAAGGCCCGCAGGGCGCGGGCGTCGGCGCCGACCCGTCCCCGGCCCGGCGCACCCGGCTCGGCTCCGTTGACGAGGGCCACCGCGCAGGTGTGGGGCCCGTGGGACCGGCTGCGCGACCTCGTCACACGCCGCGGCAGGCCGTGA
- a CDS encoding AraC family transcriptional regulator, whose translation MENGHDAVRQLRYLPAVGSSYGVEVLDFAGLRAMDPHRRRVRPQRPDFHVLALVGSGTGAHEADFRTSALAAGSVVWIRPGMVHRWSDIDACDGPLILFRPGFLPGFTSAEATAPACWELDGERLSLALLAAEHLGREHGAAARTPRPASPALLSHLLAALLLCTLPDAPAPLRSAPAGGRHTEVFRAYRAAVEEHFTHWHQVGDYARALGYDARTLTRATRAAAGTGAKTFLDQRILLEARRLLAHTDLPVGTCARRLGFRDLANFTTFFRRQTGTPPTIWRTAYAATGAHPI comes from the coding sequence GTGGAAAACGGACACGATGCGGTACGGCAGCTGCGCTACCTGCCCGCGGTGGGGTCCTCGTACGGGGTGGAGGTCCTCGACTTCGCCGGGCTCCGTGCCATGGACCCGCACCGGCGACGCGTACGGCCGCAGCGTCCCGACTTCCACGTCCTCGCTCTGGTCGGCTCCGGAACCGGTGCGCACGAGGCCGACTTCCGCACCTCTGCGCTGGCGGCGGGCAGCGTCGTGTGGATCCGGCCCGGCATGGTGCACCGCTGGAGCGACATCGACGCCTGCGACGGCCCCCTGATCCTCTTCCGGCCCGGTTTCCTGCCCGGCTTCACCTCCGCGGAGGCCACCGCGCCCGCGTGCTGGGAACTGGACGGGGAACGCCTGTCGCTCGCCCTCCTCGCGGCCGAACACCTCGGTCGTGAGCACGGCGCGGCCGCCCGGACACCGCGGCCGGCGTCCCCCGCGCTGCTCTCCCACCTGCTGGCGGCGCTGCTCCTGTGCACGCTCCCCGACGCCCCCGCGCCACTGCGCTCGGCTCCCGCCGGCGGCCGTCACACCGAGGTGTTCCGCGCCTACCGGGCGGCCGTCGAGGAGCACTTCACCCACTGGCACCAGGTGGGCGACTACGCGCGGGCGCTGGGCTACGACGCCCGCACCCTGACCCGGGCGACCCGTGCCGCCGCCGGTACGGGCGCCAAGACGTTCCTCGACCAGCGCATCCTGCTGGAAGCCCGCAGACTCCTCGCCCACACCGACCTCCCCGTCGGCACCTGCGCCCGGCGCCTGGGTTTCCGGGACCTGGCCAACTTCACCACCTTCTTCCGCCGTCAGACCGGCACACCTCCTACGATCTGGCGCACGGCGTACGCCGCGACCGGCGCGCACCCCATCTGA
- a CDS encoding FtsX-like permease family protein — translation MVATRESARYASIRTGLFVGAALVSALIGAGLLVSRLERLQDRGRLLAFLGALGTSRRTPGLSLLWQTALPVAVGLLPAAATGLALGAVLQRMSGGPVRADWSALCALDGIGASLGPLVSALGVPALLRLVRAEGMRTE, via the coding sequence ATGGTCGCCACCCGTGAGTCGGCGCGTTACGCCTCCATCCGCACCGGGCTGTTCGTCGGCGCCGCCCTGGTGTCCGCGCTGATCGGGGCCGGGCTGCTCGTCTCCCGGCTGGAACGGTTGCAGGACCGCGGGCGCCTCCTCGCGTTCCTCGGTGCCCTGGGCACATCGCGGCGCACTCCCGGCCTGTCGCTGCTCTGGCAGACCGCGCTGCCGGTGGCCGTCGGCCTGCTGCCTGCCGCGGCGACCGGGCTCGCCCTCGGCGCGGTGCTCCAGCGCATGAGCGGTGGTCCGGTGCGTGCCGACTGGTCGGCCCTGTGCGCGCTGGACGGCATCGGCGCGTCGCTCGGCCCCCTGGTGAGCGCCCTCGGTGTCCCGGCACTGCTGCGGCTGGTGCGCGCCGAGGGGATGCGGACCGAGTAG
- a CDS encoding helix-turn-helix transcriptional regulator: protein MARQELARFLRERRAALRPHELGMPTSVPRRTPGLRREEVAELAHISVDYYVRLEQARGPRPSPRVLDALAQALRLAPAERSHLFRLAGTSAPPPATGAVRRVRPHVARMLRRLPETGAIVTDAAYGIVAWNPLAQALLGGDLGRGTTNLARRRFLGEGRMYESSGAEEFGHIVVARLRRAADRYPHDVRLAALLAELRAGSEEFRLLWETRPVHAPGHRAKTLAHPTAGELRLNCDVLLVPEDDQEVVLITADPGSSSARALRELTARAGPPSGSRSGGRRPVPQCRTGGQ, encoded by the coding sequence ATGGCCCGGCAGGAACTGGCCCGCTTCCTGCGGGAGCGCCGCGCGGCCCTGCGGCCGCACGAGCTGGGGATGCCCACGAGCGTCCCGCGCCGCACCCCGGGCCTGCGCCGCGAAGAGGTGGCGGAGCTGGCCCACATCTCCGTCGACTACTACGTGCGCCTGGAACAGGCCCGTGGCCCCCGCCCGTCGCCCCGCGTCCTGGACGCGCTGGCGCAGGCACTGCGCCTGGCCCCGGCCGAGCGCAGCCATCTGTTCCGCCTGGCCGGCACGAGTGCGCCGCCGCCCGCCACCGGGGCCGTCCGGCGGGTGCGCCCGCATGTGGCCCGGATGCTGCGGCGCCTGCCGGAGACCGGCGCGATCGTCACCGACGCCGCCTACGGCATCGTCGCCTGGAACCCGCTGGCCCAGGCCCTGCTGGGCGGTGATCTCGGACGGGGGACGACGAACCTGGCGCGGCGCCGGTTCCTCGGCGAGGGGCGGATGTACGAGAGCTCCGGCGCCGAGGAGTTCGGGCACATCGTGGTGGCGCGGCTGCGCCGGGCCGCCGACCGCTACCCGCACGATGTCCGGCTCGCCGCCCTGTTGGCCGAACTGCGCGCCGGGAGCGAGGAGTTCCGGCTGCTCTGGGAGACCCGCCCGGTCCACGCCCCCGGGCACCGTGCCAAGACGCTCGCCCACCCGACGGCCGGCGAGCTGCGGCTGAACTGCGATGTTCTCCTGGTCCCCGAGGACGACCAGGAGGTCGTCCTGATCACGGCCGATCCCGGGTCCTCCTCGGCGAGGGCGCTGCGTGAGCTGACGGCGAGGGCCGGGCCTCCGTCCGGGTCGCGGTCCGGCGGCCGTCGGCCGGTGCCTCAGTGCCGGACCGGCGGGCAGTAG
- a CDS encoding GNAT family N-acetyltransferase translates to MSGSLPTPSLHTARLRLRAFEDADAHDLFALHSSAYVLRYWDAPPWSERVRAERFIAAGRRMAQEGTGARPAVERLSDGAFIGWCGLSGWNPEYRSASLGYCFGDAAWGQGYATEAARALLRWAFDTLDLNRVQAETDTRNLASARVLEKLGFVREGTLRENCVVGDDVSDSWVYGLLRRDWQPSAEPVPGR, encoded by the coding sequence ATGAGTGGGTCGCTGCCCACCCCCTCGTTGCACACCGCTCGCCTTCGACTGCGTGCCTTCGAGGACGCGGACGCGCACGACCTCTTCGCCCTGCACAGCAGCGCCTACGTGCTGCGCTACTGGGACGCGCCACCGTGGAGCGAACGCGTGCGCGCCGAGAGGTTCATCGCGGCTGGCCGGCGGATGGCGCAGGAGGGAACCGGGGCACGGCCGGCCGTGGAGCGCCTTTCCGACGGTGCGTTCATCGGCTGGTGCGGACTGAGCGGGTGGAACCCGGAGTACCGCAGCGCGTCGCTCGGCTACTGCTTCGGCGACGCGGCGTGGGGCCAGGGCTACGCGACCGAGGCCGCCCGTGCCCTGCTGCGGTGGGCGTTCGACACGCTGGACCTCAATCGCGTCCAGGCCGAGACCGACACACGCAACCTGGCCTCCGCCCGCGTACTGGAGAAGCTCGGCTTCGTGCGTGAAGGGACGCTGCGGGAGAACTGCGTCGTGGGCGACGACGTCTCCGACTCATGGGTCTACGGGCTGCTCAGACGGGATTGGCAGCCGTCCGCCGAACCGGTTCCCGGTCGCTGA
- a CDS encoding MFS transporter, whose amino-acid sequence MPGTSSAPPTAAPGCEPESPVPRPGPQVPQGARPATPPVPTAVTARRAGVALVASLLGFTVITIDVSAVNIALPAIRESLSGGMAGLQWVVDAYTLMFAALMLSAGAIADRAGARRAYAWGVALFTLASLGCALAPGIGVLVAARVAQGGAAAVVMPASLALVRQTHEDSRERARAIALWTVGGSVAMAAGPVLGGLLTEWAGWRAVFLLNLPVGAVILALLARVPRSPRRPAALDAMGQLTAVLALAGLAVAVIEGGHLGWTSPLVPAAAALAVVSGVLFGVVEKRHRQPMIPPAVLANRRVSVPLAVGFAVNAAFYGGIFLLGLYYQQLRGMSAVAAGLMFVPLSAVVTATNLVSPRLAERIGRRPVIVAGQLVFAVAMLAMLPLAAHTPVWLVLVLLVPLSVGGALAVPALTALLIDAVPAERAGTVSGLLNSLRQLGGALAVALFGSLLSASDGTFSLPGMRLGLLTVAALLLATTALSRLFLPRG is encoded by the coding sequence ATGCCCGGCACCTCTTCCGCACCGCCGACCGCCGCCCCCGGCTGCGAGCCCGAAAGCCCGGTGCCGAGGCCAGGGCCGCAAGTGCCGCAGGGGGCCCGACCAGCCACGCCGCCCGTCCCGACCGCCGTCACGGCCCGGCGGGCGGGTGTCGCGCTGGTCGCCTCGCTCCTCGGGTTCACCGTGATCACCATCGACGTGTCGGCGGTGAACATCGCGCTGCCCGCGATCCGTGAGTCGCTCAGCGGCGGGATGGCCGGGCTCCAGTGGGTGGTGGACGCGTACACCCTGATGTTCGCCGCGCTGATGCTCTCCGCCGGCGCCATCGCCGACCGGGCGGGTGCCCGGCGCGCCTACGCCTGGGGCGTGGCCCTGTTCACCCTGGCGTCCCTCGGCTGCGCGCTGGCGCCCGGCATCGGTGTGCTGGTCGCCGCGCGGGTGGCGCAGGGCGGTGCCGCCGCGGTCGTGATGCCGGCCTCGCTGGCGCTGGTCCGGCAGACCCATGAGGACAGCAGGGAGCGTGCCCGGGCGATCGCGCTGTGGACGGTCGGCGGCTCGGTGGCGATGGCCGCGGGCCCGGTGCTGGGCGGGCTGCTCACCGAGTGGGCCGGGTGGCGGGCGGTCTTCCTGCTCAACCTCCCGGTGGGCGCGGTGATCCTGGCCCTGCTGGCGCGCGTGCCGCGTTCACCGCGACGGCCCGCCGCGCTGGACGCCATGGGCCAGCTCACCGCCGTACTGGCGCTCGCCGGGCTGGCGGTCGCGGTGATCGAGGGCGGCCACCTGGGCTGGACCAGCCCCCTGGTGCCGGCCGCCGCGGCGCTCGCCGTCGTCTCCGGGGTCCTCTTCGGCGTCGTCGAGAAACGGCACCGTCAGCCGATGATCCCGCCGGCCGTGCTGGCCAACCGCCGGGTGTCGGTCCCGCTCGCGGTCGGGTTCGCCGTCAACGCCGCCTTCTACGGCGGGATCTTCCTGCTCGGGCTGTACTACCAGCAGTTGCGGGGGATGTCGGCGGTGGCGGCGGGGCTGATGTTCGTGCCGCTGTCGGCGGTGGTGACGGCCACCAACCTCGTCTCGCCGCGGCTCGCGGAGCGGATCGGGCGGCGGCCGGTGATCGTCGCCGGACAACTGGTCTTCGCGGTCGCCATGCTGGCCATGCTGCCGCTGGCGGCGCACACCCCGGTGTGGCTGGTGCTGGTGCTGCTGGTGCCGCTGAGCGTGGGCGGGGCGCTCGCGGTGCCCGCGCTCACCGCCCTGCTGATCGACGCGGTGCCGGCGGAGCGCGCGGGAACGGTGTCGGGGCTGCTCAACTCCCTGCGGCAACTGGGCGGTGCGCTGGCGGTGGCCCTCTTCGGCAGCCTGCTGTCGGCCTCCGACGGCACCTTCTCCCTCCCGGGCATGCGGCTCGGTCTCCTCACCGTCGCCGCCCTCCTGCTCGCCACGACCGCGCTCTCCCGCCTCTTCCTGCCCCGCGGCTGA
- a CDS encoding Rrf2 family transcriptional regulator — protein MSANSRLTIAAHALAWIGLYQRQGHEVATSEQIAASANTNPVVIRRLLGELRGAGLVESRRGVGAGWSLARELESMTLLDVYDAVESGPLFAMHRTTPDQGCVVGHGIQPAMRGIYAGIEETLRKELARVTLADVLRDVLAAPR, from the coding sequence ATGAGCGCCAACAGCAGGCTGACCATCGCCGCCCACGCGCTGGCCTGGATCGGCCTGTACCAGCGCCAGGGCCACGAGGTCGCCACCTCCGAGCAGATCGCGGCCAGCGCGAACACCAACCCCGTGGTGATCAGGCGGCTCCTCGGCGAGCTGCGCGGGGCCGGGCTCGTGGAGTCCCGCCGGGGCGTCGGCGCGGGCTGGTCACTGGCGCGCGAGCTGGAGTCGATGACCCTGCTCGACGTGTACGACGCGGTGGAATCCGGCCCGCTGTTCGCGATGCACCGCACCACCCCGGACCAGGGATGCGTGGTGGGTCACGGCATCCAGCCGGCGATGCGGGGCATCTACGCGGGCATCGAGGAGACCTTGCGGAAGGAGCTGGCCCGCGTCACGCTCGCGGACGTCCTGCGGGACGTCCTCGCGGCCCCCCGGTAG
- a CDS encoding maleylpyruvate isomerase N-terminal domain-containing protein, with protein MTTDRTDFDPAAALARIAAATGQLLGTAAKFTDADVRAPSLLPDWSRGHVLTHLARNADGGRHLLTWARTGTETPEYPSLAARAEQIESGAGRGAAELLADLRDSAAAFEAEYRRMPPEGWHRIVRWTRGHAPAVRLHATDTGTGHVIGGDPSAPVVRGSQGSLPAWLMGRSPGTDLVVDDARDLSRPPFLY; from the coding sequence GTGACGACCGACCGTACGGACTTCGACCCCGCGGCGGCCCTGGCGCGGATCGCCGCCGCGACCGGCCAACTCCTCGGGACGGCTGCCAAGTTCACCGACGCCGACGTACGCGCGCCGTCACTGCTGCCGGACTGGTCGCGCGGGCACGTGCTGACACACCTGGCCCGCAACGCCGACGGCGGCCGGCACCTGCTGACCTGGGCCCGGACCGGCACGGAGACACCGGAGTACCCGAGCCTCGCCGCACGGGCCGAGCAGATCGAGAGCGGAGCGGGCCGCGGCGCCGCCGAGCTCCTGGCCGATCTGAGGGACAGCGCCGCCGCGTTCGAGGCCGAGTACCGCAGGATGCCGCCCGAGGGCTGGCACCGGATCGTTCGCTGGACCCGCGGACACGCCCCCGCCGTGCGGCTGCACGCCACGGACACCGGCACCGGCCACGTCATCGGCGGCGACCCGTCGGCGCCCGTCGTCCGCGGGTCGCAAGGCTCCCTGCCGGCCTGGCTGATGGGCCGCTCGCCGGGCACCGACCTGGTCGTGGACGACGCTCGGGACCTGTCCCGGCCGCCCTTCCTCTACTGA
- a CDS encoding DUF4232 domain-containing protein, with protein sequence MGTKHTFAAVFAAAALAATTATGIAQAAPATAEGTAPSACRPANHLARITEGPASAGHRHYRVTLTAPRGYDACRLAGSPTDVRFWNHDSRTGAAAGHCGDQKATVTFGPGHPVHFDIQVPNNGHGTRSDEASFTLRAPDGEIPGTSYAEGAFDAAPGTLIGPVQPGA encoded by the coding sequence ATGGGAACGAAGCACACGTTCGCGGCCGTCTTCGCCGCGGCCGCGCTGGCGGCCACCACCGCCACGGGGATCGCGCAGGCCGCGCCCGCGACGGCCGAGGGCACCGCCCCCTCGGCCTGCCGCCCGGCCAACCACCTGGCGAGGATCACCGAGGGGCCCGCCAGCGCGGGACACCGCCACTATCGCGTCACCTTGACCGCTCCGCGCGGATACGACGCGTGCAGGCTCGCCGGTTCGCCCACCGACGTGCGGTTCTGGAACCACGACTCCCGCACCGGCGCCGCCGCCGGGCACTGCGGGGATCAGAAGGCCACGGTGACCTTCGGCCCGGGACACCCGGTGCATTTCGACATCCAGGTCCCGAACAACGGGCACGGCACCCGCTCCGACGAGGCGTCCTTCACGCTGCGGGCCCCGGACGGTGAGATCCCCGGCACCTCCTACGCCGAGGGCGCGTTCGACGCCGCCCCCGGCACCCTCATCGGCCCGGTCCAGCCCGGCGCCTGA
- a CDS encoding helix-turn-helix domain-containing protein: MGAATDARGTELGRYLKARRAQVRPEDVGLPAGAGLRRTPGLRREELAAVAGVSVDYYIRLERGRETNPSPAVVDALGRALRLRGDAYERLHELAELASGRVAELPASSDHTVRDSVLRMLESVRPLPAYVVSRYNRLLAANPPGRRLLPGLWDWPEHQRNLTRYLFLHPVGRTLYEPWEETVALSVAHLRAVAGAGPDDPELTTLVGELVLKSPEFARLWERYDVCERGGGQKCFRHPQVGAMTLTYEVMRLARTGGQRMVVYQAAPGTADEEAMLRLEAEDARGERESAPLLSMNG, encoded by the coding sequence ATGGGAGCAGCAACGGACGCGCGCGGAACCGAACTCGGCAGGTACCTGAAGGCACGCAGGGCGCAGGTGCGCCCGGAGGACGTGGGCCTCCCGGCCGGTGCGGGCCTGCGCCGCACCCCGGGACTGCGCCGTGAGGAACTCGCCGCGGTCGCCGGGGTGAGCGTGGACTACTACATCCGCCTCGAACGCGGCCGCGAGACCAACCCCTCGCCCGCCGTCGTGGACGCCCTCGGCCGCGCCCTGCGCCTGCGCGGGGACGCCTACGAACGCCTGCACGAACTCGCGGAGTTGGCGTCCGGCCGGGTGGCCGAACTGCCCGCCAGCTCGGACCACACCGTCCGCGACTCCGTGCTGCGGATGCTGGAATCGGTACGGCCGCTGCCCGCCTACGTGGTGAGCCGCTACAACCGGTTACTCGCGGCGAACCCGCCGGGCCGGCGGCTGCTGCCCGGACTCTGGGACTGGCCGGAGCACCAGCGCAACCTGACCCGTTACCTCTTCCTGCACCCGGTGGGGCGGACGCTCTACGAGCCCTGGGAGGAGACGGTCGCGCTCTCGGTGGCGCATCTGCGGGCGGTCGCCGGCGCCGGCCCCGACGACCCCGAACTCACCACACTCGTCGGTGAACTGGTCCTGAAGTCACCGGAGTTCGCCCGGCTGTGGGAGCGGTACGACGTGTGCGAGCGCGGCGGCGGCCAGAAGTGCTTCCGGCACCCGCAGGTCGGGGCGATGACTTTGACGTACGAGGTGATGCGACTGGCCCGCACCGGCGGCCAGCGCATGGTGGTCTACCAGGCGGCTCCGGGCACCGCCGACGAGGAGGCCATGCTCCGCCTGGAGGCCGAGGACGCCCGGGGTGAACGCGAATCCGCCCCGCTGCTGAGCATGAACGGCTGA